One region of Eupeodes corollae chromosome 1, idEupCoro1.1, whole genome shotgun sequence genomic DNA includes:
- the LOC129941095 gene encoding kinetochore protein Spc25-like gives MVNESECSKKFKKIADRSTASAKKEIRIAKEYSKLWTNYSAINEIVGERTNNLNSLNLIVRKKTQKVEALKEIQEERDAELKKVQEEIEVLQEKNQDLHNNQPGSDNKNSPVEKLLQMSLIKLCTMTHISDKAPHLIRGFTANTQNSKIFPFEIDLGPKTKTEIEDTLWENVHRSSDHAKEWEALFSSSSE, from the exons atgGTAAATGAATCAGAATgttctaagaaatttaaaaagattgcCGATCGATCTACGGCTTcagcaaaaaaagaaattcgtaTTGCTAAGGAATATAGTAAATTATGGACAAACTACT ccGCAATCAATGAAATAGTTGGTGAAAGGACGAACAATTTAAATTCACTCAACTTAATTGTGAGGAAGAAAACGCAAAAAGTTGAAGCTCTCAAAGAGATTCAAGAAGAACGTGATGCTGAGTTG aaaaaagttcaaGAAGAGATCGAAGTGTTACAGGAGAAAAATCAAGATCTTCACAACAATCAACCAGGATCTGACAACAAAAACTCTCCAGTTGAAAA aCTACTCCAAATGAGCCTAATAAAACTTTGCACCATGACTCACATCAGTGACAAAGCACCACACCTTATTCGAGGATTCACCGCCAACACACAAAATTCCAAGATATTCCCCTTTGAGATCGATCTTGGTCCAAAGACAAAGACTGAAATCGAAGACACACTTTGGGAAAATGTACATCGATCCAGTGATCATGCCAAAGAATGGGAAGCTTTGTTCAGTTCTTCATCAGAATAA
- the LOC129939284 gene encoding probable peptidyl-tRNA hydrolase 2, which yields MMGGDGKLLDTTQVINGLAVLLSFFVGYKYAIKKHITEAGDDKDSCSKDEASSAGAMSFSDYSDNYKMVLVVRNDLKMGKGKIGSQCGHGAVGAYQKSMRHKPNLVRLWERTGCAKIALKVESERELQTIRRAAEANGLICCVIHDAGRTQIEPNSKTVLAIGPAAASDIDKVTGHLKLL from the exons ATGATGGGTGGCGATGGTAAACTCCTGGACACTACCCAAGTCATCAATGGTTTGGCTGTGCTCCTCTCATTTTTCGTAGGCTATAAGTATGCCATCAAAAAGCACATTACAGAAGCTGGCGATGATAAAGATAGTTGTTCCAAAGACGAAGCTAGTTCAGCTGGAGCGATG TCCTTTTCAGATTACTCAGATAACTACAAAATGGTCCTTGTAGTGCGAAACGACCTCAAGATGGGAAAGGGCAAGATAGGCTCCCAATGCGGACATGGAGCTGTTGGGGCTTACCAAAAATCAATGAGACATAAACCAAATCTCGTACGTTTATGGGAACGAACTGGTTGTGCTAAAATAGCTTTAAAG GTAGAAAGTGAAAGAGAACTCCAGACAATCCGTAGAGCTGCTGAAGCTAATGGTCTGATATGTTGCGTCATCCACGATGCTGGTCGCACACAAATCGAACCCAATTCCAAGACTGTATTGGCCATCGGGCCAGCTGCTGCTAGTGATATCGACAAGGTTACAGGCCATCTGAAGCTTTTGTAA